The stretch of DNA TTGTTGGAAAGCGATGTCAACGAGTTGGCACAAGCCAAAGGTGCCAACGTGGCCGGACTATACACAATCTTCAGCAACTACGGCATTCAATTTGAGGATGTCGACATGTTTTATCTGGCTGGTGGTTTCGGCCGGCACTTAAAAATTGACGCCGCCCGGCGCATTGGCCTCATTCCAAATCTTCCCGATGAAAAGTTCGCACAGGTGGGCAACGCCGCCATTGAAGGCGCGTGTGTTGCATTGCTTTCCAATTCACACCGCCAGCAGTTGGAAGATGTAGTCAAACAAGTCGAACATTGCCGCTTGGAAACACATCCCCGTTTCTTCGATTTCTTTGTCGAGGGCTGTCAATTCAAACCCGCGCACAGCGTGGCATTTGTGATGGACTGAACGAAAGGCGATCGGATGCTCGAACTTGCCGATACGTTTCCTGACGTGAATGTCCAGTCAGCAGAGTACAAGCGCCTGCTCGGTTACCCAACCGAACGCGTAATTGAGGGCCGCGCCCGCGAGCTTTCCGATTGGGCCCGCAACTGGTACACCGAACATGGCCGCCCATGGGTCTACGCACGGCACTCGAACGATTTTCAAATTCGTAATGACGCAGTGCATATCGACGGCGCCTTATTCAGTAGTACCCGATTGCAAGGCTTGTTGCAGCAGGCCCAAGCGCATGCTGCGATTCTTGTGGCCGTAAGTGCTGGACAGGAGTTGGAACATGAATCGCAAAAACTTTGGCATGAAGAAAAGCCGGATGAATATTTTTTTCTGGAAGTGTTTGGATCTGCCGTCGTCGAACACCTTACCACCATGACGGGCGCTCGATTGTGCGCCTGGGCCGAAAGTCATGGGCAGGGAGTGCTGCCGCACTATAGCCCAGGTTATCCCGAGTGGGATGTCGCCGAGCAGCCCCGGCTGCTGCAAGTGATCAAACACAGGCGAAATCCGATTCTATTCGATCGTCTTGAAGCCCTGGAAACCGGCATGCTTCGTCCCAAGAAATCTCTCTTAGCCGTTTTCGGGTTGACGCGGCACTTGCAATCGATGCGCAAACTTACGGATTTGGTTCCGTGCGAGAGCTGTTCGTTCTTGCCGTGCCAGTATCGCCGGGTACCGTATCAACGTGCATCCGTGCCGCTTGATTCCGAAATGCCCGCTGCGCAAGTTGCATCCATTCCCATTCCAGCGGCATCCATTCCGGCGCTCAATAAATTCGCCAACTACTCTGTCGGTATGAAAGCCTTGCAGCGCTGGAGCCAAGAACGGCTTGCGCTCAATCATCATGCGGACGGCACGATTGAAGCTGTATTCCGATACGACGGAACGACCTGTACAAACATGGGTCGTTCCTTGGCATTTGATTACTTCGTCAAACTCGGTCGGCGCGAGCAAGGTTATCCGATTCAAGACCAGCGCTGCCAACCTGCGCCTGGGGATACCGGCCATACTTACATGTGCCGTTACATGAATAACGCCGAGCATCTCATGGTGGCCATCGAACGCGAGAGGCCACTTCTAGGGCAACCTCTTAACGATATACTCTCCTGGCAGCGCACCAATGATCCCGCCGGATGCTACTGCGAGCCCAGCAGCCGAAAACATAAATGGGGCCTTGTGCTGGAGACAATTCACTATGCTTTGTCCCAGCAAGAAAACCGTTGAAATACAGACCTCATAGGATTCAAAAATCTGCAAAGCTGCACGATCGCGCCACATGACTCGCAATCATGATGCGCGACTTATACAATGGGCTCTGCTGCCCCTGGACAGCAACAAAGCACTGCGATTTCTTAATTATCACCAAACCCAACCGCCGATTGCTCTGGGTTCCATGAAAAAACCATTACTCGAGGCAATTCAAGATCGTCCCTTGTTAGGCGATGGGGCCATGGGAACGCAATTGATGCTCGCCGGACTGGAGCAAGGTAATTGCGGAGAGGAATGGAATCTGACGCATCCCGAGCGAGTGCTGGCAATTCAACGGCGGTATGCCGAAGCCGGCTCCGATTGCATTCTGACCAACACCTTCGGCGGTTCGCGCATTATGCTCAATCGCCATTCCAAAGCCGACAGAGTTGTCGAAATTAACCAAGCCGGCGTCCAAATCGTGCGTGAAGCCTTCGGCAACCGTGAGGGATATATCATCGGCGATATCGGTCCCTTCGGCGGTTTAATGGAACCCTTCGGCGATTTTACCGAAGCGCAAGTTCGTTCAGCGTTCGAAGAACAAGCCCAGGCCTTGGTCGATGCTGGCGTCGATGCAATCATTATTGAAACTCAAACTTCGCTGGAAGAGCTGCTCCTGGGTATTAACGCCGCGAAACTGGCGGGGGCGCCCTGCGTAATTGGCTCTATGGCGTACGACGTAACTTTAGATAGCTCCACGTTTCGAACGATGATGGGGATCGATCCTGAACGGGCCGCCAAGTTTATGCAAGAACACGGCGCCGACATCGTGGCCTTGAACTGTGGCACAGGAATGGATATGAATCGCGCCCGTCAGGCCGTCCAGCGCTACCAGCAGGTGACCGAGCTGCCCGTCATGGCGCAACCAAATGCCGGCCAGCCCAAGCTTGTCGAGATGAAAGTCATTTATGACGAACTTCCCGAGTACATGGTCCAAGGGGTGGTGCCGCTAGTCGAGGCTGGCGCGAACATCATCGGCGCATGCTGCGGAAGCACGCCAGAGCACATCCGAGCGTTCCGAAAAGCACTCGACCAGTATTTAAGTGTGAATATATGAAAATCAAATTGTGCGATGTAAACGACGCCGCCCTGGAGAAGCTGCCCGGCAAAACCGATGACAAATCAGGCATCGGCGCGCATTATGTAGATGCTTATCTGAAACCAATGAACGTGAAGCTGGAAGACGGAACCCTGGTCAAAGTGAAACGCCGTGGACTTAAAATCACGCTTGCAGCAGGAACAAAAAAAGGGGAAGGTTTAATGCGGCGTATGAAAGTTAGTTCCAATCCCATCCAGATGTTAGATGCCGCGCTACAAGAAGCCGCCCAAGCCGCCGGTGTAGAACTGGCCATCGAAAACGGCGCGATTTTCCTTACGGCCTGACCCATCACAAATGTGTTTGCCGCATACACTGCCGCGACAACACACATTGCGGATCATAAATCGATCATTTCTATCCGCGGCACCAGCAGTTGAATAATTAACACCGCCACAATATAGGACGAACCGGCCAGTGCAAAAATTGCCAAATAGTTGTGAGTCCATTCGATGATGATTCCGGCGCTAACCTGCAAAATAAACCCTCCCATCCCACCGGTGAACGTGCCCAATCCCACGATCGAGCCAACTGCACGGCGTGGAAACATGTCCGAAGTAAGTGTGAACAGATTGCACGAAAATCCTTGATGCGCGGCCGTTGCCAAACCGATCAGCAACACCGCGATCCATGGATTTGCCACGCGCGGTGCGGCAATCACTGGTAACACGCACAAGGCGCACGTCAACATCGCTGTTTTGCGTGCGGCATTCGTTGACCAACCACGCGCCAACAACCAGGAGCTTTCCCACCCTCCGATAATTGAACCGAAAGTAGCCAGCACATACACCGTCACCATCGGCTTTCCAATGGTTTTAATGTCCATGCCAAACTGGCTATTCATGAACTTCGGAAACCAAAATACATAGAACCACCAAATCGAATCGGTCAAAAACTTTCCAATCGCAAACGCCCATGTCTGTCGGTACGGCAACAACTGCCGCCAGGGAATCTTTTCCATGCGATCAGGCGGATCGCTTTCGATGTAAGTCAATTCAGTCTGCGAGATCCAAGGATGTTCCCTTGGTCGGCGATAAATGGGCCACCAAAAAAAGACCCATAATAAACCCACAAATGCTGTGGCGAGGAACGCCGCTTGCCAACCGAAATTGAGGGCCAGCAGTGGAACAAGCGCGGCCGCTAGAATTTGGCCGACATTCGAGCCACTATTGAATACTCCGGTCGCCAGTGCCCGATCTTTTTTCGGAAACCATTCGGACGTTGCCTTAATCGCTCCCGGAAAATTACCGCTTTCGCCAATCCCCAACGCAAATCTCACCAGCACAAATTGAAATACGTTATGCGCCAAGGCATGTACTGCCGTGATTAGAGACCACGATATTAACGCAATACTAAAGCCGATGCGAACTCCTAACTTATCCATCATCCAGCCTGCAAACAAAGAACCAAATGCATATGTCAGCAAAAAAGAGGCATTGATGTAACCCCATTGACTGCTTGTCCAACCAATATCTTTTTGCAATGCAGATTCAAGCACACTCATTGTCACACGATCGACGTAGTTAATAGTGGTTGCAAAGAACAGCAATGCACAAATTAGCCAGCGCAAGCCACCGTTCGACCACATGCCGGTTGCCGTGGCCGCTGGATGCGCAATTCGATCAGGTTCCACTGGCATTCCTTCGCTCCATGGGATGCTACCGATGACAACCGTGCAAGAAACCGCAATACGCTCGGCACAGGGAATACGCCTGCAAGTTCGAAAAGCGACTTACTCTCAAACTTGACCTGTTTGTCGAAACCATGA from Pirellulales bacterium encodes:
- a CDS encoding homocysteine S-methyltransferase family protein, whose product is MKKPLLEAIQDRPLLGDGAMGTQLMLAGLEQGNCGEEWNLTHPERVLAIQRRYAEAGSDCILTNTFGGSRIMLNRHSKADRVVEINQAGVQIVREAFGNREGYIIGDIGPFGGLMEPFGDFTEAQVRSAFEEQAQALVDAGVDAIIIETQTSLEELLLGINAAKLAGAPCVIGSMAYDVTLDSSTFRTMMGIDPERAAKFMQEHGADIVALNCGTGMDMNRARQAVQRYQQVTELPVMAQPNAGQPKLVEMKVIYDELPEYMVQGVVPLVEAGANIIGACCGSTPEHIRAFRKALDQYLSVNI
- a CDS encoding MFS transporter; its protein translation is MPVEPDRIAHPAATATGMWSNGGLRWLICALLFFATTINYVDRVTMSVLESALQKDIGWTSSQWGYINASFLLTYAFGSLFAGWMMDKLGVRIGFSIALISWSLITAVHALAHNVFQFVLVRFALGIGESGNFPGAIKATSEWFPKKDRALATGVFNSGSNVGQILAAALVPLLALNFGWQAAFLATAFVGLLWVFFWWPIYRRPREHPWISQTELTYIESDPPDRMEKIPWRQLLPYRQTWAFAIGKFLTDSIWWFYVFWFPKFMNSQFGMDIKTIGKPMVTVYVLATFGSIIGGWESSWLLARGWSTNAARKTAMLTCALCVLPVIAAPRVANPWIAVLLIGLATAAHQGFSCNLFTLTSDMFPRRAVGSIVGLGTFTGGMGGFILQVSAGIIIEWTHNYLAIFALAGSSYIVAVLIIQLLVPRIEMIDL